A genomic segment from Shumkonia mesophila encodes:
- a CDS encoding methyl-accepting chemotaxis protein: protein MFDHLKVSRKLMALSAVFLLPVAFLAWLLVVQSQKDIHFAAKERAGGRYLAGLASLEVDLVAGWYGGQPASGIKPALDRVIQLEREMSDEMDTAKLFATLSGNATALAAGKAGADGAAFEALMTALRAVIVRVGDSSNLILDPDLDSYYAMDVSLLKLPELVDASSKVLDSAETLLTLSTVEVAQAAELLTRLGIYQGVVDGVGASLEAGYRGNVDGRMRPALDTVYTSFKSAADSFGQALATLAKGDSSAGARPDAASLRRLQATVVKETDVLWKAVITEMDRLLVQRIAGFERKLWLSLGASFLVVLLALALAYAVARSISRPLLTLNGAMGALAGGGREVDVPFAVRRDEVGDMARSLQVFKDSLIQADRMAEREHAETAERERRSKKLHELTMAFDVRVAGVLKALEGAARTMGDTSSSMTATARDTAVQVGDVAGAVEQTSVNVQTVASAAEELSGSIAEIGQQVTRASQIAAAAVTEAEATNVRVQGLAAAANKIGEVVALITAIAEQTNLLALNATIEAARAGDSGKGFAVVASEVKNLANQTAKATEEIGAHIAGIQTATQEAVAAIEEITRTIAKINEVNAGVATAVEEQGAATQEIARNVEQAASSTIEMGTEVGGVRQAVDQTGATAGQVAQAADSLTREAEALKSCVDGFLGEVRAL, encoded by the coding sequence ATGTTCGATCATCTTAAGGTCAGCCGAAAGCTGATGGCGCTTTCGGCCGTTTTTTTATTGCCGGTGGCCTTTCTGGCTTGGCTGCTGGTGGTGCAGAGCCAGAAGGACATCCATTTCGCCGCGAAGGAGCGGGCCGGCGGCCGCTATCTGGCCGGCCTGGCCAGCCTGGAGGTCGATCTCGTCGCCGGCTGGTACGGCGGCCAGCCGGCCTCGGGCATCAAGCCGGCGCTCGACCGCGTCATCCAGCTTGAACGCGAGATGTCCGATGAAATGGACACCGCCAAGCTCTTCGCCACCCTGAGCGGGAATGCCACCGCCCTGGCGGCGGGAAAGGCCGGCGCCGATGGGGCGGCGTTCGAGGCCCTGATGACGGCACTGCGCGCCGTCATCGTGCGGGTGGGCGACAGTTCCAACCTGATCCTCGATCCCGATCTCGATTCCTATTACGCCATGGATGTCTCGCTGCTGAAACTGCCCGAGCTGGTCGATGCCTCATCGAAGGTTCTGGATTCGGCCGAGACGCTGCTCACGCTGTCCACCGTCGAGGTGGCGCAGGCGGCCGAATTGCTGACCCGGCTTGGCATCTACCAGGGCGTCGTCGACGGGGTCGGGGCGTCGCTGGAGGCGGGATACCGGGGCAATGTCGATGGCCGCATGCGCCCGGCCCTCGACACGGTCTACACCTCCTTCAAGAGTGCGGCCGATTCCTTTGGCCAGGCGCTGGCGACCTTGGCGAAGGGCGATTCGTCGGCGGGCGCGCGGCCGGACGCCGCGTCGCTGCGGCGATTGCAGGCGACGGTCGTCAAGGAGACGGACGTCCTGTGGAAGGCGGTGATCACCGAGATGGACCGCCTGCTGGTCCAGCGCATCGCCGGCTTCGAGCGGAAGCTGTGGTTGAGCCTGGGGGCCTCGTTCCTTGTCGTGCTGCTGGCGCTGGCGCTGGCCTACGCGGTGGCCCGGTCGATCAGCCGGCCGCTTCTGACCCTGAACGGGGCGATGGGCGCGTTGGCCGGCGGCGGCCGCGAGGTGGACGTGCCGTTCGCCGTCCGCCGCGACGAGGTGGGCGACATGGCGCGTTCCCTCCAGGTGTTCAAGGACAGCCTGATCCAGGCCGACCGCATGGCCGAACGGGAACACGCCGAGACCGCCGAACGGGAACGCCGCTCGAAAAAGCTCCATGAGCTGACGATGGCGTTCGACGTCCGGGTGGCGGGGGTGCTGAAGGCGCTGGAAGGAGCCGCCCGCACCATGGGCGATACGTCGTCCAGCATGACGGCCACGGCCCGCGATACGGCGGTTCAGGTCGGCGACGTCGCCGGAGCGGTGGAGCAGACCTCGGTCAATGTGCAAACCGTCGCCTCGGCCGCCGAGGAACTGTCGGGCTCGATTGCCGAGATCGGGCAGCAGGTGACCCGGGCGTCCCAGATCGCCGCCGCGGCGGTGACAGAGGCGGAAGCCACCAACGTCAGGGTGCAGGGGCTTGCCGCCGCCGCCAACAAGATCGGCGAAGTGGTGGCGCTCATCACCGCCATCGCCGAGCAGACCAACCTGTTGGCGCTCAACGCCACCATCGAGGCGGCCCGGGCCGGGGATTCCGGCAAGGGGTTTGCCGTCGTCGCCTCGGAGGTCAAGAACCTGGCCAACCAGACGGCCAAGGCGACCGAGGAGATCGGGGCCCACATCGCCGGCATCCAGACCGCCACCCAGGAGGCGGTGGCGGCCATTGAGGAGATCACCCGCACCATTGCGAAGATCAACGAGGTCAACGCCGGGGTGGCCACGGCGGTCGAGGAGCAGGGCGCCGCGACGCAGGAGATCGCCAGGAACGTCGAGCAGGCGGCGAGCAGCACGATCGAGATGGGCACCGAGGTCGGCGGCGTCAGGCAGGCGGTCGATCAAACCGGGGCCACCGCCGGCCAGGTGGCGCAGGCGGCCGACAGCCTGACCCGCGAGGCCGAGGCCCTGAAAAGCTGCGTCGACGGGTTTCTGGGCGAGGTCAGGGCCCTCTAG
- the gloB gene encoding hydroxyacylglutathione hydrolase, which translates to MADLDIHLLPVLSDNYTYLIRDAESGACAVVDPAVAGPVLAALGRLGWHLGHVLCTHHHADHIGGVAEIKRATGCTVIGAAADAHRIPGIDVRVKEGDAVTLGTHTGRVIETPGHTSGHVAYWFEQAGALFCGDTLFSLGCGRLFEGTPAQMWASLLKLRALPDDTRVYCGHEYTNDNVAFALDLDPQNAAIERRGAEAQALGEAGRPTLPARLGDEKAANPFLRADVAALKEAVGLAGRDAVAVFAEIRRRKDEF; encoded by the coding sequence ATGGCCGATCTCGACATTCACCTGCTTCCGGTTCTTTCCGACAACTACACCTATCTCATCCGCGATGCCGAAAGCGGGGCCTGTGCCGTCGTCGATCCGGCGGTGGCCGGGCCGGTGCTGGCGGCGCTCGGCCGTCTTGGCTGGCACCTCGGCCACGTCCTCTGTACCCACCATCACGCCGACCACATCGGCGGCGTCGCCGAGATCAAGCGGGCGACCGGCTGCACGGTCATCGGCGCCGCGGCCGACGCCCATCGCATCCCCGGCATCGACGTCAGGGTGAAGGAGGGCGACGCGGTGACGCTGGGCACTCACACCGGCCGCGTAATCGAGACGCCCGGCCACACCTCGGGCCACGTCGCCTACTGGTTCGAGCAGGCCGGCGCCCTCTTCTGCGGGGATACCCTGTTTTCCCTGGGCTGCGGCCGCCTGTTCGAGGGAACGCCGGCCCAGATGTGGGCGAGCCTCCTGAAGCTGAGGGCGTTGCCCGACGACACCCGCGTCTATTGCGGCCACGAATACACCAACGACAATGTCGCCTTCGCGCTCGACCTCGATCCGCAAAACGCGGCGATCGAGCGGCGCGGCGCGGAAGCGCAGGCCTTGGGCGAGGCCGGCCGGCCGACGCTGCCCGCCCGTCTGGGCGACGAGAAGGCCGCCAATCCCTTCCTTCGCGCCGACGTCGCCGCCCTCAAGGAAGCCGTCGGCCTGGCCGGACGCGACGCCGTCGCGGTTTTCGCCGAGATCCGCCGGCGCAAGGACGAGTTCTAG
- a CDS encoding YqgE/AlgH family protein — MAVLRSILALLAAAGILLAPPSGLFGTTPRAGALPYVVGQLLVAAPTMPDPRFARTVIYMVDHTAEGAFGLVVNRPLGAGPLDKLIKGFGIDPGQATGEVVLHYGGPVDSGGLFVLHSTDWKGPATPAALGPLAMTADTEVFRAIAEGGGPKRRLVLVGYAGWGPGQLEREMARKDWLTAPADPDLVFDDDVATKWERASALAGITL, encoded by the coding sequence ATGGCTGTCCTCAGGTCCATTCTCGCGCTGCTGGCGGCGGCGGGAATTTTGCTGGCGCCGCCAAGCGGCCTTTTCGGGACGACGCCGCGCGCCGGCGCCCTGCCCTATGTCGTGGGTCAGCTCCTGGTCGCGGCGCCGACCATGCCCGACCCGCGCTTCGCGCGCACCGTCATCTACATGGTCGACCACACGGCTGAGGGCGCCTTCGGCCTCGTCGTCAACCGGCCGCTCGGCGCCGGGCCGCTGGACAAGCTGATCAAGGGCTTCGGCATCGATCCCGGGCAAGCCACGGGCGAGGTCGTGCTGCACTATGGCGGGCCGGTCGATTCCGGAGGCCTGTTCGTGCTGCATTCCACCGACTGGAAAGGACCGGCCACCCCGGCGGCCTTGGGTCCGTTGGCCATGACCGCCGACACCGAAGTCTTCCGCGCCATCGCCGAGGGCGGCGGACCGAAGCGGCGCCTCGTGCTGGTCGGCTACGCCGGCTGGGGGCCGGGACAGCTGGAACGGGAAATGGCCCGCAAGGACTGGCTGACCGCGCCGGCCGATCCCGACCTGGTGTTCGACGACGACGTCGCCACCAAATGGGAGCGCGCCTCCGCCCTGGCCGGGATCACGCTGTAG
- a CDS encoding chorismate mutase, with translation MSAGKSLDALRREIDRIDDAIHDLIQRRTRVVERVRDLKANDRIKIRPSREDEIIYRLMAAHRGNFPKRELARIWRELIVATLSFEGPFTAAVYAPDRARSCWDLARDQYGTFTPMTTHPSARRVIQKVREGGATVGILPLPRQDDPDPWWPHLVGNEPEGPRIIARLPFAGPGNTRFPDAQALVISPVDREPTVRERSLIAVEMAEDVGQAKIAAALREAGLSLLQIIAWRESHGLGMCLYLAELDGFVTLEDRSLARFNAALGERVIRIARLGGYGTPLTPEDMAVVPEEPAATPFQSTPPKPRKRRT, from the coding sequence ATGAGCGCGGGCAAGTCACTCGACGCGTTGCGGCGCGAGATCGACCGCATCGACGACGCCATTCACGACCTGATCCAGCGGCGGACCAGGGTCGTCGAGCGCGTGCGCGATCTCAAGGCCAACGACCGCATCAAGATCCGCCCGTCGCGGGAAGACGAGATTATCTACCGGCTGATGGCGGCCCATCGCGGCAATTTCCCGAAGCGCGAACTGGCGCGCATCTGGCGCGAGTTGATTGTCGCCACCCTCTCCTTCGAGGGGCCCTTCACCGCCGCCGTCTACGCGCCCGACCGGGCGCGTTCTTGTTGGGACCTGGCGCGCGACCAGTACGGCACCTTCACCCCGATGACGACCCATCCCTCGGCCCGCCGGGTCATCCAGAAGGTGCGCGAGGGCGGCGCCACCGTCGGCATCCTGCCGCTGCCCCGCCAGGACGACCCCGATCCGTGGTGGCCGCATCTGGTGGGGAACGAGCCCGAGGGGCCGCGCATCATCGCCCGCCTGCCGTTTGCCGGTCCCGGCAATACCCGTTTCCCCGATGCCCAGGCCCTGGTCATCAGCCCGGTGGACCGCGAGCCGACCGTCCGCGAGCGATCGCTCATCGCCGTCGAGATGGCCGAGGACGTGGGTCAGGCGAAGATTGCCGCGGCGCTGCGCGAGGCCGGCCTGTCGCTTCTCCAGATCATTGCCTGGCGCGAATCGCACGGCCTCGGAATGTGCCTCTACCTGGCCGAGTTGGACGGCTTCGTCACGCTCGAGGACCGCAGCCTGGCGCGCTTCAACGCCGCGCTCGGCGAGCGGGTCATCCGCATCGCCCGGCTGGGCGGCTATGGCACGCCCCTTACGCCCGAGGATATGGCTGTCGTACCGGAGGAGCCGGCGGCCACGCCTTTCCAATCAACCCCTCCCAAACCCAGGAAACGTCGAACATGA
- the metX gene encoding homoserine O-acetyltransferase MetX yields MDNRHTIPLGRWDTRTLPGHRVALGRERPLRLDCGVELSDFTMAYQTYGALNAEKSNAILVCHALTGDQFVAEPHPVTGKPGWWNLMVGPGKPIDTERYFVICSNILGGCMGTIGPKETNPATGKPWGLGLPVITIGDMVRAQAMLIDHLGIEQLFAVVGGSLGGMQVLEWAASYPERVFAAAPIATAVHHSAQNIAFHEVGRQAIMADLDWCAGDYLNQGKWPHRGLAVARMAAHVTYLSESSLQAKFGRRLQNREHITYGFDADFQVESYLRHQGSTFVERFDANSYLYITRAMDYFDIEQTHGGNLADAFRGTKVRFCVISFTSDWLYPTAESKRLVNALNAAAANVSFAEITSDGGHDAFLLDVPEFHRVFNGFLEGAAQHRGLPRRAVP; encoded by the coding sequence ATGGACAACCGCCATACCATACCCCTTGGCCGGTGGGACACCCGGACGCTGCCCGGTCATCGCGTGGCGCTCGGGCGCGAGCGGCCCTTGCGTCTCGACTGCGGCGTCGAGCTTTCCGACTTCACGATGGCCTACCAGACCTATGGCGCGCTCAATGCCGAGAAGAGCAACGCCATCCTGGTCTGCCACGCGCTGACCGGCGATCAGTTCGTGGCCGAGCCCCACCCGGTCACCGGCAAGCCCGGCTGGTGGAACCTGATGGTCGGCCCCGGCAAGCCGATCGACACCGAACGCTATTTCGTCATCTGCTCGAACATCCTGGGCGGCTGCATGGGCACCATCGGGCCCAAGGAAACCAACCCGGCGACCGGCAAGCCTTGGGGCCTCGGCCTGCCGGTCATCACCATCGGCGACATGGTGCGCGCCCAGGCGATGCTGATCGACCATCTGGGGATCGAGCAGCTGTTCGCCGTCGTCGGCGGCTCGCTGGGCGGCATGCAGGTGCTGGAATGGGCGGCGTCGTACCCCGAGCGGGTGTTCGCCGCGGCGCCCATCGCCACGGCGGTTCATCACTCGGCCCAGAACATCGCCTTCCACGAGGTCGGCCGCCAAGCCATCATGGCCGATCTCGACTGGTGCGCCGGCGATTACCTGAACCAGGGCAAATGGCCACACCGCGGGCTGGCCGTGGCGCGCATGGCCGCGCACGTCACCTATCTTTCGGAAAGCTCGCTGCAGGCCAAGTTCGGCCGCCGGTTGCAAAACCGCGAGCACATCACCTACGGCTTCGACGCCGACTTCCAGGTGGAAAGCTACCTGCGCCACCAGGGCAGCACCTTCGTCGAGCGCTTCGACGCCAATTCCTATCTCTACATCACGCGGGCCATGGACTATTTCGACATCGAGCAGACGCACGGCGGAAACCTGGCCGACGCCTTCCGCGGCACCAAGGTGCGCTTCTGCGTCATCTCGTTCACCAGCGACTGGCTGTACCCGACGGCCGAGAGCAAGCGGCTGGTCAACGCCTTGAACGCGGCGGCCGCCAACGTCAGTTTCGCCGAGATCACCAGCGACGGCGGCCACGACGCCTTCCTGCTCGACGTGCCCGAGTTCCACCGGGTGTTCAACGGCTTCCTGGAGGGCGCCGCCCAGCACCGCGGCCTGCCCCGGAGGGCCGTGCCATGA
- a CDS encoding class I SAM-dependent methyltransferase: protein MHVVVDCAAMSLDIVDIRDFYASSLGQMAARMIRHQIRAIWPEAKGQSVLGLGYATPYLNFFRSGGGGAARVLAAMPASQGVLHWPADGPCLTTLADEADLPFPDLSIDRVLLIHALETTEQVQPMMREIWRVLSGSGRLLVVAPNRRGIWARLDRTPFGYGQPYSSGQLSRLLRETMFTPVKAHAALFAPPSRSRMVLASARAWEGLGQRGIAPFAGVVMIEATKQIYAGHPVAQRRRRAYLALPQGPRV, encoded by the coding sequence ATGCACGTTGTGGTAGACTGCGCCGCCATGAGCCTCGACATCGTCGATATCCGCGACTTTTACGCCAGCAGCCTGGGGCAGATGGCGGCGCGCATGATCCGCCACCAGATCCGCGCCATCTGGCCGGAGGCCAAGGGGCAGTCCGTCCTCGGCCTGGGCTACGCCACGCCGTATCTCAATTTCTTCCGCAGCGGCGGCGGCGGCGCGGCGCGCGTGCTGGCCGCCATGCCGGCCTCGCAGGGGGTGCTGCACTGGCCGGCCGACGGCCCCTGCCTGACGACGTTGGCCGACGAGGCCGACCTGCCCTTTCCGGATCTTTCCATCGACCGCGTGCTCCTGATCCACGCCCTCGAAACGACCGAGCAGGTGCAGCCGATGATGCGCGAGATCTGGCGGGTGCTGTCGGGCAGCGGCCGGCTGCTGGTGGTCGCCCCCAACCGGCGGGGCATCTGGGCCAGGCTGGATCGCACGCCCTTCGGCTACGGCCAGCCCTACTCCTCGGGGCAGTTGTCGCGCCTGTTGCGCGAAACCATGTTCACCCCGGTCAAGGCCCATGCCGCGCTGTTCGCGCCGCCCAGCCGCTCGCGCATGGTGCTGGCCTCGGCCCGCGCCTGGGAGGGGTTGGGCCAGCGCGGCATCGCCCCCTTCGCCGGCGTGGTGATGATCGAGGCGACCAAGCAGATCTATGCCGGCCATCCGGTGGCCCAGCGCCGCCGGCGCGCCTACCTGGCCCTGCCGCAGGGACCGCGGGTCTGA
- the metW gene encoding methionine biosynthesis protein MetW, producing the protein MMSESQRKSIRVDLQIIADMVDAGSRVLDVGCGDGTLLDYLVNFKQVDGRGIELSSEGVNACVSAGLSVIQGDADTDLSTYPDAAFDYVILSQTLQAMMAPRTVVENLVRIGRHAIVSFPNFGHWRVRGYLGLHGRMPKNKTLPYEWYETPNIHLCTIKDFIEMCARLGIAIERSLSLNAHGRLRRINSGPLTANLFGVQAVFMLRR; encoded by the coding sequence ATGATGTCGGAAAGCCAGCGCAAGTCGATCCGCGTCGACCTGCAGATCATCGCCGACATGGTCGACGCCGGCTCGCGGGTGCTGGACGTCGGCTGCGGCGACGGCACGCTGCTCGACTACCTGGTCAACTTCAAGCAGGTCGACGGGCGCGGCATCGAACTCAGTTCCGAGGGCGTGAACGCCTGTGTTTCCGCCGGCCTGTCGGTCATCCAGGGCGACGCCGACACCGACCTTTCCACCTATCCCGACGCCGCCTTCGACTACGTCATCCTGAGCCAGACCCTGCAGGCGATGATGGCGCCGCGCACGGTGGTCGAGAACCTGGTCAGGATCGGCCGGCACGCCATCGTGTCGTTCCCCAACTTCGGCCACTGGCGGGTGCGCGGCTACCTGGGACTGCACGGGCGCATGCCGAAAAACAAGACCCTGCCCTACGAGTGGTACGAGACGCCCAACATCCACCTTTGCACCATCAAGGACTTCATCGAGATGTGCGCCCGCCTGGGCATCGCCATCGAGCGCAGCCTGTCGCTGAACGCCCACGGACGGCTTCGGCGCATCAATTCGGGACCGCTGACCGCCAACCTGTTCGGCGTGCAGGCGGTTTTCATGCTGCGGCGCTGA
- a CDS encoding prephenate/arogenate dehydrogenase family protein yields MTEKAASPMFARVALIGIGLINSSLARVLRRDGMAGHIAICARTRATLDKAMALGLADSATIDPGVAVKDADLVVIGTPLGAYADVAQNMASSLKPGCIVTDVGSVKEAVIRTVAPHLPAGVHLVPAHPVAGTEHSGPEAGFAELFENRWCIITPAAGTDPAAVERVVELWRRAGMKIQMMEAGRHDKVLAITSHVPHLIAYTIVGTATDLEGDLRDEVIKFSAGGFRDFTRIAASDPTMWRDIFLTNKEAVLEMLGRFSEDLIALRRAIRRDEGQTLHDVFTRTRQIRRGVIDAQQHIPPKGPKNNAA; encoded by the coding sequence ATGACCGAAAAAGCCGCGTCCCCGATGTTCGCGCGCGTCGCGCTGATCGGCATCGGGCTCATCAATTCGTCGCTGGCGCGCGTGCTCCGGCGCGACGGCATGGCCGGCCACATCGCGATCTGCGCCCGGACCCGCGCCACGCTGGACAAGGCGATGGCGCTGGGGCTGGCCGACAGCGCCACCATCGATCCCGGGGTGGCGGTCAAGGATGCCGACCTCGTGGTCATCGGCACGCCGCTCGGCGCCTACGCCGACGTCGCCCAGAACATGGCCTCCAGCTTGAAGCCGGGATGCATCGTCACCGACGTCGGCTCGGTCAAGGAAGCGGTCATTCGCACCGTCGCCCCCCATCTGCCGGCGGGCGTTCATTTGGTGCCGGCCCATCCGGTGGCGGGGACCGAGCATTCCGGCCCCGAGGCCGGCTTCGCCGAGCTTTTCGAGAACCGCTGGTGCATCATCACGCCGGCGGCCGGAACCGATCCGGCGGCGGTCGAGCGGGTGGTCGAACTGTGGCGGCGCGCCGGCATGAAGATCCAGATGATGGAAGCCGGGCGCCACGACAAGGTGCTGGCCATCACGTCGCACGTGCCGCACCTCATCGCCTATACCATCGTCGGCACGGCGACCGATCTCGAAGGCGACCTGCGCGACGAGGTCATCAAGTTCTCGGCCGGCGGCTTCCGCGACTTCACGCGCATCGCCGCCTCCGACCCCACCATGTGGCGCGACATCTTCCTCACCAACAAGGAGGCGGTGCTCGAAATGCTGGGCCGTTTCAGCGAGGACCTGATCGCGCTCCGCCGCGCCATCCGCCGCGACGAGGGCCAGACGCTGCACGACGTCTTCACCCGCACCCGCCAGATTCGCCGCGGCGTCATCGACGCCCAGCAGCACATCCCGCCCAAGGGCCCGAAGAACAACGCCGCCTGA
- a CDS encoding FkbM family methyltransferase yields MPWLPPESIEEKLKRLVVPAGLYIRYLYQKELRKGEPEIRLVPFLASKERISLDIGANKGVYAYALLGHSAAVHGFEPNPKMFRVLESWARDRVALHAIALGDASGTADLLVPRSRHGYSNQGGSLSQVRMEGETCGVVSVEVARLDDLGIANVGFMKIDVEGFECQVLAGAQETLRRDRPNLLVEIEEWHAKRPLPDMIAEICAYGYRCLVLCRGALMSFEHYRSHAKAGDGHVFNFIFLPV; encoded by the coding sequence ATGCCCTGGTTGCCGCCGGAGTCCATCGAAGAGAAACTGAAGCGGCTGGTCGTTCCGGCCGGACTCTATATCCGCTACCTCTACCAAAAGGAGCTCCGGAAAGGCGAGCCGGAAATCCGCCTGGTGCCCTTCCTGGCCAGCAAGGAGAGGATTTCCCTCGACATCGGCGCCAACAAGGGCGTCTATGCCTACGCGCTGCTCGGTCACAGCGCCGCCGTTCACGGCTTCGAGCCCAACCCCAAGATGTTCCGCGTCCTCGAAAGCTGGGCCAGGGACCGCGTCGCCCTGCACGCCATTGCCCTTGGCGATGCGTCGGGTACGGCGGATCTTCTCGTTCCCAGATCGCGGCACGGCTATTCCAACCAGGGCGGCTCGCTGAGCCAGGTCAGGATGGAAGGAGAGACGTGCGGCGTCGTGTCGGTCGAGGTCGCGAGGCTCGACGATCTGGGCATCGCCAATGTCGGCTTCATGAAGATCGATGTCGAAGGGTTCGAGTGCCAGGTATTGGCGGGCGCCCAGGAGACACTGCGGCGCGACCGGCCCAATCTGCTGGTCGAGATCGAGGAGTGGCATGCCAAAAGGCCGCTGCCCGACATGATCGCCGAGATCTGTGCCTACGGCTATCGATGCTTGGTGCTCTGCCGCGGCGCGCTGATGTCTTTCGAGCATTACCGCAGCCACGCCAAGGCCGGCGACGGCCACGTCTTCAACTTCATCTTCCTGCCGGTGTAG
- the hisC gene encoding histidinol-phosphate transaminase — protein sequence MSLLVPQPGIMDITPYVGGESKIQGVSRIIKLASNEGAFGPSPKAVAAFVAHAGEMHRYPDGGCTALREAVAARHGLDASRIVFGAGSDELIGLLCRAYAGQGDEVLYSEHGFLMYPIAARSASATPVAAPDQGLTADVDAILAKVTKRTRIVFLANPNNPTGTYLPRSELARLRAGLSDNILLVIDAAYSEYIDLPDFSSGLELVDGVANTVMTRTFSKIYGMGGLRLGWAYCPAAVADVLNRVRNPFNVGSAAQAAGLAAFADTEFVAKVKKHNDEWLPWTIEQVRALGFEAPPSVGNFMLVRFPAGPGRDVPAADAFLKARGLIVRRVAGYGLPDALRVTIGREDEMRAFIGALGEFARQAT from the coding sequence ATGAGCCTTCTCGTTCCCCAGCCGGGGATCATGGACATCACCCCCTATGTCGGGGGCGAATCCAAGATTCAGGGCGTCAGCCGGATCATCAAACTGGCCTCCAACGAGGGTGCCTTCGGGCCCAGCCCCAAGGCGGTGGCGGCCTTCGTCGCCCATGCCGGCGAGATGCACCGTTATCCCGACGGCGGCTGTACCGCGCTGCGCGAGGCGGTGGCGGCCCGTCATGGCCTGGACGCCTCGCGCATCGTCTTCGGCGCCGGGTCGGACGAACTGATCGGGCTGCTGTGCCGCGCCTACGCCGGGCAGGGCGACGAGGTGCTCTATTCCGAGCACGGCTTCCTGATGTATCCGATCGCCGCCCGCTCGGCCTCGGCCACCCCCGTCGCCGCCCCCGACCAGGGATTGACGGCCGACGTCGACGCCATCCTGGCCAAGGTGACGAAGCGCACCCGCATCGTCTTTTTGGCCAATCCCAACAACCCGACCGGCACCTACCTGCCGCGCAGCGAACTGGCCCGCCTCCGGGCCGGCCTCAGCGACAACATCCTGCTGGTCATCGACGCCGCCTATTCGGAGTACATCGACCTGCCCGACTTCTCCTCGGGCCTGGAACTGGTCGATGGCGTCGCCAACACGGTGATGACCCGCACCTTCTCGAAGATCTACGGGATGGGCGGCTTGCGCCTGGGCTGGGCATACTGCCCGGCGGCCGTCGCCGACGTGCTCAATCGGGTGCGCAACCCCTTCAACGTCGGCTCGGCGGCCCAGGCGGCCGGCCTGGCGGCGTTCGCCGACACCGAGTTCGTCGCCAAGGTCAAGAAGCACAACGACGAATGGCTGCCGTGGACGATCGAACAGGTGCGCGCGCTCGGTTTCGAGGCGCCGCCCAGCGTCGGCAACTTCATGCTGGTGCGCTTCCCGGCCGGCCCGGGGCGCGACGTCCCGGCGGCCGATGCCTTCCTCAAGGCGCGCGGCCTCATCGTCCGGCGGGTGGCGGGCTACGGCCTGCCCGACGCGCTCCGCGTGACCATCGGGCGCGAGGACGAGATGCGGGCCTTCATCGGCGCCCTCGGCGAATTCGCGAGGCAGGCAACATGA